The DNA window CCAGCGCTTTTGTGATCTTGATTGTCTTGGGCTTGCATTCGGAATATTCGAACATTATGTCTTCGAGCAGAGTGGTCAGAACTGTGTGAAGCCGCCGTGCGCCTATATTCTCCGAACTTTGATTGACCTTGTCGGCAATCGATGCGATCTCTTCGATTGCGGTTTTCTCGAAAACCAACTTTATCTTCTCGGTCTGCAGCAGTGCCGTGTATTGCTTCACAAGCGCGTTCTTAGGCTCTGTAAGAATCCTGACAAAATCATCTTTATCCAAGCTGTCCAATTCAACGCGAATCGGGAATCGTCCCTGAAGTTCCGGTATCAGGTCTGACGGTTTCGTCATGTGGAACGCACCTGCGGCGATGAAGAGAACGTGATCGGTCCTGACCATACCATATTTGGTCATAACGCTGGAGCCCTCAACAATCGGGAGGATATCCCTCTGCACACCCTCGCGGGAGACATCGGGACCCGAAGTCCTCCCCTCGGGCGAGGCAATCTTATCGAGCTCATCGACAAATATTATTCCGGAATCTTCAACACTCGAAAGGGCAGCACCGATGACTTCATCCATGTCGATCAACCTGCCGACCTCATCGGCAGAGATGATCTTGAACGCCTCCTCGACCGTCAACCGACGTTTCTTGCGCTTCTTCGGCATCATCTCGGAGAACATTTCCTGAAAATTGACACCGAGTTCCTCCATACCGGATGGTGAGAATATCTCGACGATCGGAAACGCACCGCTTGTTGTCTCGATTTCGACTGTGCGCTTGTCAAGCTCGCCCTCACGGAGCTTCTCGCGGAGTTTTTCCCTGTTACGCTCCCATTTCTCAATCAAGTCCTCTTCCGGCTGCACCGGCGTTGGACCGCTGAACTTGCCATTCGTGATCTTCCTCGGAGCTTTTGGCAGCAGAAGATCAAGTATGCGTTCTTCAGCAACCTTCTCTGCCTTGGCGCGGACCTCTTCGCCCCGCACCCGCTTGATTGTGGTCACGGCGAGATCGACAAGGTCGCGAACCATCGACTCGACATCACGGCCAACATAGCCAACCTCGGTGAATTTCGACGCCTCGACTTTAATGAACGGAGCATTGGCAAGCTGCGATAGCCTTCTGGCAATTTCAGTCTTGCCTACTCCGGTTGGGCCGATCATGATGATATTGTTGGGGAGAATCTCATCTTTGATCTCCCCCTCAACCTGCTGGCGGCGCCACCTGTTGCGAAGAGCTATGGCTACAGCTTTTTTCGCTTTTTCCTGTCCGATGATGTATTTATCGAGTTCGCCTACTATCTCTTTCGGTGTCAATTCTCTGTCCATTTAAATCCTCCAAAAGGACATAGTATACGTATCCTTCGAGCCATGTCAAGAAGTTCGGCGCAGTCCACTCGGAATATCACCACTTCGCGATCTTCTCTTCTACACCACATCTCGTTCTTTGTTGCAGTAGGCTACAGTACTTCAGAGAAGCCGAACACGCCTGGACTGGTCCGGGAGAATTCATGGGTCTACACTCTAAACAGCTTGATTTATCGTGTTTTTACTGTTAGGATTGAGAAGCAACCTGCGCGCAATCAGACATCGAGCAGAGTCAATCATTCGTCCGGGAGGTGTGTCAATGGACCACGATCCACGATGGTACGAGAATGAAGATTTCTGGCGTGAACTCAGGCCGATGTTCTTCAATCCGGAACGCTGGGCAAGCACGGTCGACCAAGTGGACAAAATAGTAGAATTGCTCGACCTCCAACCGGGAGCGAGGATTCTGGATCTTTGCTGCGGGCCGGGACGACATTCCCTGGAATTTGCCAGACGCGGGTACTTCGTTACAGGAATCGACAGGACAGCAGAGTACCTCGATGAAGCAAGGGCAAGCGCTGATAAAGAGGGGCTTTCGATCGAGTTCAAACAGATCGACATGAGGGATTTTCGCGACGAAAGCGCTTTTGACGCGGCCCTCAACATCTTCACTTCATTCGGATATTTCGATAATCCTGAGGATGATCGTCGTGTTATCGAGAACATCAGTGCCTCTTTGCGAGTCCATGGAAAATGTGTGATAGACACAATCGGCAAGGAAGTGGTGGCGCGAAACTTCAGGCAAAGCGATTGGCATCGTGACGGCGATGGTACGATAATCATAGAAGAGCGGAGTATCTGCGAGGATTGGTCGAGGATCAATAACACTTGGACAATCATTAGAGATGGCAATCAGAAGGAGTTCGAGTTCACGCTCCGATGTTATTCGGCTGTGGAACTGGCATCGCTGCTTACCGAAGGCGGCTTCAGCAATGTGAATTGCTACGGTGGCCTGTCGGGTAACTGCTACGACCACGAGGCAAGCAGGCTCGTCGTGGTCGGCGAGAAATAGTATTGCGTCGATTCCAACAATTCCGTTTACTTCTCCAGAGACGATCTGCAATGTATCGCATGCGGGGGATGTGCCATGAGACGGATTCCCGACAAGATTAGAACTGCTCTGCCGGTGGCAATGCTGCTATTGCTGTCCTGCTCTTCGAGTCTCACCGATAGGGTCAAGGCATACGAGGCATCGCATAACAGCCATGACGTGGAGGGAACGCTCGCGTTCTTCGCCGAGGATTTCAGATACGAAATGGTCGGAAGCTGGGTCGCTGAAGGCAGAGAACAGATGCGTAAGTTCGAGGAATGGGACGCTTCCATTGGCAGCGAGTTGATTTTCGATAATTACGACGTCTCCGGCGATACGGTAACATGCACCGTCATCGAGCGGAATGACTGGTTCTCCCTTGTCGGAGTCGACGCGATCTACTATGAGTGTGTGAGGATCATATTCAAAGACGGCCTGATCACAGAGATAACAGCCGAGCAATCGCACGAGAGCATGCTGGCGACGCAGACCGCGTTTCAGGCGTTCATTGAATGGGCGGTTGAAGAGCATCCACAGCGCCTCGCCGCGCTGATGAGCGGCGCGAAATTCGAATTCAGTAAAGAGACTGCGGACAAATGGCTCTCGCTTCTGAAGGAATGGAGACAGCAACTCCGTCAGTTTGACCGGATCACGAGAAGAATTGCTGATCGGAAATCCTCAGTCGTATAGCATATTTGCCAGCCTTGCCGTTATCTGCCATTTACAATGAATCCGGAATCTGAGTGAAATCTCGTATGAAATCGATTAAGGTGTCATTTCGCAACAAGAACGACGACAGTCTTGCGGCGTCGATGGAGTTGCCGATAGATGGCCGACCGCGCAGCTACGCGCTCTTCGCGCACTGTTTCACGTGCAGCAAGGATTACAAAGCGGTATACAACATCAGCCGAACGTTGACGGTTAGAATCTCTGATACGGCGCTACAGAAACAACCATCTCAGTCATTCACCGTTTGAACTGCTTTAGCTCTCATAGCTTTTGCACGTTCGGCAATCTCTGCCATGGCTTCAATCGCAGCGTCTATGTGGTCCTCGGTGTTAAACGGTCCAATTGAGAATCTCACGCCTCCATGTATCTTGTCTATCCCGAGCTGCCGGTGCACCAGAGGTGCGCAGTGAAGACCAGTTCGTATGGCGATGTTGAAATCGACATCCAGCATTATTCCGACATCACCTGCCTCCAACCCATCAATATTCACTGTCAATGTCGCAAGATGGTCATTCAGGCTGTCGCAGCAATAGGCAATCACGCCGTCGATCTGCTTGAAACTCTCGACAAGACGCGTGCAGAGTTTCATTTCATGCGCATAGATAGCATCGATTCCACCCCGCTCCTCGATCCAGTCCTGCGCCGCCCAGAGTGACGCCATGCCGACCATGTTGGGTGTCCCGAATTCCATTCTGTATGGGTAATCTTCAAGATGATACGGATAAGCTGAGCGAACACCGGTTCCGCCCGATCTCGTCGGTCTTATGTCGAGATGCTCGCGTACACATAGTCCACCAATGCCGGTCGTTCCAAGCAGAGATTTGTGCCCTGTGAACGCCAGGACATCGACATTCATGTCGCGCATGTTGATCGGAATCATGCCTCCGGTTTGTGATGCGTCGACAGCGAAGACCACACCTGCATCTTTGCAGACGGCACCGATTTCCTTCACAGGCTGAATTGTTCCGATGACGTTCGAGCCATGATTCACTATTACAAGCTTCGTGTTCGACCTGATTGCCTTCTTGATCGCATCCGGTTCGACGAATCCATCGCCGTTAAACGGCACGTAGGTAGCCTCTACTCCGCCATCGCGCACGAGGTGATTGATCGGACGAATTACCGAATTATGCTCGACGTTTGTGGTGACAACGTGATCGCCTTCCGATAGAAGCCCCTGGATAATCAGATTCAGCGCATCGGTGGCGTTGTAGGTGAAACATAACCGCTCGGGAGTGGTCTCATCACCCCCAAAGAATCTCGTGAGGCGTTTGCGGAGATCTTCAAGAAGATTGCCCGCTTCGATTGCCTTGTCAAACCCGCTCCGCCCGGGGTTGACCCCGCAGCTACGGTAGAACCCGACCATGTAATCATAGACGCTGTCTGGCTTTGGCCACGATGTTGCAGCGTTGTCAAGATAAATCAGCTTTTCCACCTGCGACTCCATCTATTCTTAGCGTATCTCATGCACTGTAAGGTGAGATGACTACACCATCTTCTCAGAAAACTCTGAATTGCATGTGTAGATTAGCTAAGATTCCTGGCCATGTCAAGGCAATATAGCCGACAGCTTCCGAGAAGAATGGGAAAATTGACATTGACGCAAAAATGTCGAATTCGTATCTTCACGGCGAATTAACAGCAACTCACCCTTGGGAGGAAAAACAAATGCGCAGAATTCTTGTATTGAGCCTGATCTTTTCGCTGATCCTGACTGCACCTGCCATTGCACAAGCCGGTTCTAAAATCGGATTTCTCGGCTGGGGACCGCGCGCGGGCCTGACGGTAAATCCTGACCAGATTCATTTCGGTGCTCATGTCTCTTTTGGTGCTCCCACAACTCCGCTGCTCATTCAGCCAAACGTAGAACTTGGATTTGGTGATGATGTTACATTGATAGCAATCAATGGAGATATGTCTTACCTTTTCCGCTCAGCAAATGGCGCTTGGACTCCGAGCCTCGGTGGCGAGCTTGGCATGGTCAGGGTCAATGTTGACGGTTTCGGTTCCAACACCGATCTTGGAATCAGCATATTCGGTGCAATTGCCAAGACGATGGCCAACGGCAACCAGCTTTTTCTGGAGGCGAAGGTTGGCGTCGCGGATGCCCCCGATTTCAAAGCGACTATCGGATATACGCTGTTTTAGCATGGTAGGGCAGGATTCCCCGAAACCTGCCATTTTGTGAACATTCAGGAGGCGATATGGACGCCCCGCACATGATCGAAACGCTGAAAAGAAACCGCAAGCTATTCAAAAAGCTTTTCGAGGGCACCACCGTCGAGCAGGCGCGCTGGAAACCCGCTCAGGACAAGTGGTCGATGCTCCAAGTGATGAATCATCTATATGATGAGGAGCGCGATGATTTTCGAATGAGACTCAGCTTGATCCTGGAAGATCCCGAACTCGATTGGCCGCCGATCAATCCCGACCAGAAGGCCATCGACGAAGATTACAATTCGAAAGACCTGGCAGAGACACTGAAGAAGTTCAGTGAGGAACGGAAAGCGTCGATCAAATGGCTTGAAAGCCTCGACAACCCCGATTGGGATATCGAGAAAACTCATCCTCGTGCAGGCAGCTTGAAAGCGGGCGATTTGCTGTCGTCGTGGGTGATACACGATTTCCTGCATCTGCGGCAACTCGCGAATATTCTGATCAAGTATACTGCATCTATGGCACAGCCCTATGCAACAGATTACGCCGGACCACAATAGCTGTAAATTTGCATTGTATTCTCTAGTGTGGCCGTGATCTCTGATCGCGGTTTGCGTAGCAAGGCAGCGCGCTACGACGAACATCGGCCACCGACAATAACAGTTGCCGTATCCCAGCGCTTTTATTATCCTGAGCCTGAAGCAGGCATACCAAGACACAAAGGGTTGGGGAGGCTTATGAAATTGCTATGGGTATCGGAACCACTCATCTTCATTGTATGGGTGGCCATTTCAGCGTTTTTGTGGAACAATCGCTTTCGCTTCGTGAGCGACACAGCTCCAGTTTTGAGGGGACTCATATTTCCTGCCATTCTCCGCATACTGGAGATTCTGCTGCCATTGGGTGCAGCAGCTCTTATTTTCGTTCGCTATGGCATCTTGCTCAGTCTATTAACCGTAGCTGTGTTTTACATTGTCTGGAGAGTGATTTCATCCACGTACTATAAGTCAGTATTTCGCCAATATAGTCTCTTGCACATGGACGATCTGGCGCAAAAAGGAGATATCTACGCTCACAGTAAGGCTGAGATCGACGAACTTGTGCACGAGTTGTTGATGACGAATCTCAGGAAATGAACAGGCTCGGTAGCCTACGCTTCAGGCAGGCGCGGTCGCGATATTTGATCAAGTGTGGCCATCACTGCGAAGCAGGTTATCGCCAAACGTTTCAACTACCTCTCTCGGATCGCGCGATGGTGTGATGATAACCGTCCCCGCCCACAGGGATACAGGCAGTCCCCACTCTCATTGTCCTTGACGCTGTATGGCGAGACTCTTATATTTGCTGCGCGGCATGAGTCGCTATTGAAACAGGTTCAGGCGAATCGATAGGACAACTTAGGAGCAAACAACCGCAATGGAAGGCGTAGCCATCTGCGCATGCTAAACGCGGGTCATATCACGAGCGAGGTGACGTAAGTGGAAATCATAGCCCTTATCGCTGCAATAGTCACGATCTTGGTTGGAATAAGTGCACTAGTGAAATACATCAGGAAAAAGGGTGACCCGCCATCTGCCACAAGCAATCAAACAACCCAGTCTGGAGATAACCTTAATATCACAGGTAACGTGTACATGAATCTGGGAGAGAATTTCGATCATAAGAACATGCAAGAAATTATTTCCAGTGCGGCAAGGAAGTATCTCGAGAGAGAATTCTCCCAGTTGCACGAGAAAATCGACGATTACGTGAACCTGATCAAGTCCTCGCCAAACCGTGAGACACTGAGGAATGCAGTTGCAACTGTTTCGGGCATGGCGGCGAAAGAGACACAACACTCCAATGCGAGAGATATTGAAGGATCAATCTGGGGCACGGCCAATACAACTCCTGAAGATAGTCAGACGTATGAGTTGGAATTCAACACGTGGAGGTCCATCTATCCACTTTTCATCTGGAATACAATAAAAGGCTCAGACCAGCCGCCCATTCATTACGCTGGAACAGGGTTTTTCGTAATCATAGAAGGTTTTCTTACTCTGATCACAGCTGGTCACGTCATGCTGGATCGCGACGCGACAAAAGGAGAACGTCTGGTGCTATCGGAGCGAATCGGCAATACTGGCAAGCTCCACGTTCTAGAGGGTATCCCAATCTGGAAGGGCTCCGAAGATTTTTCTGCATTCATTGTATCTCAGAGCTTTGTTGATGGGCTACAAGGTCCTGTGATCGCTCTCGACGTTCATCGCGAGTTCCTGAAGCCGTTAGAGGATGTGTTTACTTTTGGATTTCCGTTTAACGTCGTCGAGAAGGCATTTGCGGACGCCCTGACCACGCAAGAGGCATTCCAGATTGAGTTGAACCACATGCATCTCAAAGGCTACATAACAAGCGATCCTAAAGCTCAGAGTCTTCCACCGAAAATGAGACCTTTCTCTATCAATTATCAGTTGGATATCCCGAGCTATCCTGGGCTTAGTGGTGCTCCGCTACTAACAGTAAAGAACAAACGTGTAGAAGTGGCAGGCATTCTATATGCGAGCCGCAGGCTAACACAAGGTGGTACGACAGGGGACTTCGCGGTTGCAAGCACGCACGAACCTATTGTTGAATTGGAAAATATAATCAAGGATGGCAAGGCTTCGGGCCGCATACACTGAAACGGAATGGAGATGCTCCCGATCACACTTCTTGCGCTGACAGGAGCCCTTTCCTGTCAGCTCTATTAAGTCGTCAGGAAAGGGTTCCTGACGACGCGTTTGTGACCGCGTAGGTGAAACCACCCCTTACAGCGTCTTCACATTAATCTTGTCATTGGTGTAGACACAGATTGAGGAGGCAATCTTGAGGGATTCGCGTACGACCTGTTCGGCGTTTAGCTTCGAGTGAGCCATCAGCGCGCGTGCGGCTGCAAGTGCGAAATTCCCACCCGAGCCAATCGCCACGATTCCGTCATCCGGTTCGACAACATCGCCGTTGCCCGAAATCCAGAACGCATGCTCTTTGTCGATAACCGCCATCAGAGCCTCCAGACGCCGGAGAAATTTGTCACTGCGCCAATCCTTGGCGAGTTCGACAGCGGCCCGTGAAAGGCTCCCCTCGTATTCCTCGATCTTCTGCTCGAAACGTTCGAATAGAGTCAAGGCATCGGCAGCAGACCCCGCGAATCCGGCGAGGACTTTGCCATCATACATCGAGCGAATCTTGGTAGCGGTCTCTTTCAATATCGTCTCATCATACGACACCTGACCGTCGCCGCCGATAGCGACCTTACCCTTGTGCCGCAGTCCGATAATAGTAGTCGAGCGAACCATACTCCCTCCCTGGTCACGTCATGCGCGCGGGTGAGCTTTCTTATATACCTGTTTCAATCTCTCCAGCGAAACATGCGAATATATCTGCGTTGTCGACAGCGACGAATGCCCGAGCATTTCCTTGATCGCCATAATATCAGCACCGGCATCGAGAAGATGCGTTGCGAATGAATGCCGCAGCTTGTGCGGCGATATCGGATCGGTCGTGCCGAGCATCCTCGAATACTTCTTCACTATACGCGCCATTGTGCGCGCTGTCAACACTCCTCCGAGCCGATTCAGAAAAACTCTGTCATGTCGCGCATCGGGAAACTGGGAAACACGCCTCGCAAGATAGTTGTCGAGTGCGATTTGCGCGTATTTGCCCACGGGTACCAGTCTCTCTTTTCTACGCTTACCGATTACGCGCAAGTTGCCGCCCGCCGGATCGATGTCATCAAATCGAACGGCAGCTAACTCGGATACACGGCACCCTGTAGAGTATAGCGTCTCGATTATAGCAAGATCGCGGCTGCCGAGAAACGTCTCAGGATCGGGAAATCCCATCAGCCGTTCGACATCGGATTGAATCAGGAATCGGGGTAACTTCTTCTCGAATCTCACGGTCATTATCGCCGCACCAAGATTCTCTGAGGTGACGCTGTTGCTGTGAAGATACTTGAAGTAGCTCTTGAGTGACGAAAGCACGCGGCAAATCGACCTATTGGAGAGCCCGTCAGCATGAAGCCGCCTTATGAAATCTCGGATCACACGAGATAGTCTTTGCTCGATCTCTTTCGTCGGGATTGACTTCTCTTCGACGAATGCGCGGAATCGCACGAGATCGTTTCGGTAAGCAGTAATAGTGTTGAGTGAATAGGATTTCTGTTCGAGGAGGTGCTTCAGGAAAGCTTCAGAATGCCTTTTACTTGCCGGCATTTTCCAATTCCGCCGCCGTTACCTCTTCGGCCTTTTGCTCGGTGTGCTTGCAGCTTGGGCAGGCAAAATGCTTACCAATTCTCTTGGTGTCTTTCTCGACCATGATCTTGAATCCACATGCCGGACATTCGCGCGCAACAGGCTGATACCATGTGGCATAGTTGCAGTCGGGATACTTGCTGCAGCCGTAGAAGAGCTTTCCGCGAGAGCTTCTTCTTGCGGCGAGTTCGCCGTCGCAACCATCCTTCGGGCATTTGACACCGGTTGTGATCGACTCGGTATACTTGCAGTCCGGATAGGAACTGCACGCGATGAATCTTCCGAATCGACCCTGCCTGTAGATCAGTGGCTCGCCGCATTTCGGGCAGTCACGTTCGACCGGCTCACCGTTACCCTCGTTGTCTAATGGGCGGGTGTTCTTGCATTCAGGATATGCTGAGCAGGCAAGGAATTTGCCGTTTCTCCCCCACTTGACGATCATCGGGGAGTTGCATCTGTCGCAGATTTCATCAGACTCGGCCTGAGTCGTCGTCTTTATCTCGGCGATCTTGCCTTCTACTTCTTTTATATTTGCGGCGAACGGCTCGTAGAAATCATGCAGCACCTTCTGCCAATCGTCGGTACCATCTTCGACTTTGTCGAGCTCATCTTCCATTTCGGCTGTGAACTTGACGTTGAATATCTTCTCGAAATGAACCGAGAGAATGCCGTTGACTGTCGTCCCCAGCTCTGTCGGAACGAGCCTTCTATTGTCCAATTCGACATATTTGCGATACTTAATCGTATTAATAATCTGAGAATATGTGGATGGCCGGCCGATGCCATTGGCCTCGAGTTCTTTCACGAGCGACGCCTCTGAAAAGCGTGGCGGTGGTTTTGTGAAATGCTGATCGGGAGTCACACCGTTGAGATTCAGTTTCTGATTTTCTTCAAGAATCGGGATCAGCGTGTTTCCATTGCCGTTGCCGTTATCATCATCCCTGGATTCTTCATACACACGGAGATAGCCGTCGAACTTGAGCTTCGTATCGACCGCCCTGAACAGATACTTGCCGCCCTCGATCTCGACCCTGATCTGATCATAGACCGCCGGCATCATTTGCGAAGCGAGGAAGCGGCTGAATATAAGATTGTAAAGCTTGTACTGATCGCTTGTCAGATAGCGTTTGCACTCCTGCGGGCTGTGCTCCAAATCGGTCGGTCGAATCGCCTCGTGCGCATCCTGCGACCGCGACTTGACCTTAAATTGACGAGCGTGCGGCGGAAGATATTCCGGTCCGAACTTTGAATGGATATATTCTCGTGCGGATGTCAGGGCCTCGGCGGCGATTCTGACTGAGTCGGTACGCATATAGGTTATGAGACCGACAGGGCCTTCCGATCCGAGTTCGATACCTTCGTATAGTTGCTGTGCCACGATCATAGTCTTCTGCGTAGAGAACCCGACTTGCCTGTAGGCATCCTGCTGCAATGTGCTGGTGATATATGGTGGAAGTGGCTGACGCTTCTTTTCATCTCTGACAATTTTGCTGACTATATACTCATGTTTCTTTATGTCTTCGACGATCGCTGCTGCATCAGATTCGCTTGGGATCTCAAAGTCATCACCACCGATCTTGGCTAGTTTAGACTCGAAACAGCACTCGCCATCACTGCCGAATTCTGCATGAATACTCCAGTACTCTTTCGGTACGAATGCGAGAACTTCTGCTTCCCGTTCGCAGATCATTCTGAGTGCAACGGACTGCACTCTTCCGGCAGACAGGCCGCTGAATACGGTCTGCCACAGAATCGGTGATATCTTGTACCCAACCAGTCGATCAAGAACTCGCCTTGTTTGCTGGGCATTGACCCTCTTCATGTCGATTTCAGTCGCATCTTCCAGACCCTGCAAGACAGCGTTCTTCGTAATTTCATTGAATGTTACACGCTTGATCGTTCCGGGAACTTTGTCCAGCTTCAGCAGCAAATGGTATGCTATGGCTTCCCCTTCTCGATCGGGATCGGGGGCGAGATAGATCTTCGCCTTCTTCTTCGCTTCCGCCACCAGTTCCTTGATGATGGGACCCTTACCGTGAATCACGGTATAATTCGGCTGAAAACCATTCTCAGGATCGACACCGAGCTTACTCTTCGGCAAATCGAGGATATGCCCCTTGGTAGCCATGACAGTATACTTCTTGTCAAGGAACTTCTTCAGGGTCTTGATCTTGGTCGGGGACTCGACTATTATCAATTCACCCTTGGGTGCAGCCGATGTGCTCTTGTTCGCCTTTGGCTTAGCACTCCGCGATCCAGCCTTCTTGCTGATGCCGGTTCCCTTCTCGGTTTTCGTCGAACTCTTAGCCATAGATTACTTCTTCATGCCCTCACTCAGCGCTCGGTCTTGATTAGACCATCAGAAAGCTCTTTGAGAGCGATTTCAGTTACTTTTCTGGTGTCAATGTCAATACTCTCATCTTCGGGCATAAGCTCCAGCTTCGCGAGCCGCTCTTCATTGAGCTGTCGGGCTCTCTTCGATGCCACCAGAACCGCCTCATAGACATTGGTCGTATGCTTCCTCACATTTTCCATCGTCCATCTCTCAGTCTTCTTCATGCTGTCTCCTTTCATTACCCAGTGTTGAAATGACCGCCGGTCTCAGATTGTTCCCATTCTGAACAGCCTCGAATTACACTGGAGAATCCAGAAGACGACCAGGATTGACCTGATGCAGCCCTGAGCCGATGTGTTGAGAATGTCGTCAAATGGATAAGATCCTTTAGAATCAGGAGGACTCTTTTCTGATGAATTCTCCGGTGTAATTCAGCCTCATCACTCTATGTTCTGTACCTGCTCTCGCAGTTTCTCGATCTCTTCTTTGAGCAATATCACTTCTTTCGATATGCCGGTTGAGATGGATTTCGAGCCAATTGTGTTGGCTTCGCGATTAAGTTCCTGAAGAAGGAAATTGAGCCTCTTGCCGACCGGACCTGATTCATTGAGAGTATCGAGGAACTGTTGCAGATGGCTATCTATCCTAACGCATTCCTCGGTTACATCGCATTTCTCAGCGACTATTGCCGCCTCGACTGCTACCCTCTCTCCGGGGTCGGCCAGTTCGCTCAACAGCTCCTTGATGCGCGCTTCGAGCTTTGCACGATACAGATCTACTGCTTCGCTCGACATAGAACGCACCTGCTGTACTGATTCCCCTATCTTCGCAATACGGGGTCTCATGTCGGCTGCCAGCCTTTCGCCTTCCTGACCCCGCATTTCCATCAGACTATCAAGCGCGAGATCAACAGCCCCTTCGACTACCTTAGCGATCGCCTCTAGATCATCCTTCTCCTCAATCGGCTCAAGAATGTCCTCAAGGTTCATGAGATCCGACAGGCTGATATCTTTAGACAGGGAGAATTTGTCCTGCAGCTGCTTAAACACTTTTACATACATCTCCGCGACAGACTCGTTCAATTTCAATTGCCCTGCCGCGACAACATCTGATTTCCACGACACAGTGCAGATGACCTTGCCGCGCTTAATCCTGGAGTTCACCTGCTCTTTGATCTTCGTCTCAAGCGAATAAAGCGTCCTGGGGAGCTTGATCTGAGTTTCGAAGAACCTGTTATTCAGCGAGGACAGTTCAATAACTACTCTGGAACCGTTCTCGGCCTTGTCGCCCTGACCATAACCTGTCATACTACATATCATACGTGTCTCTCCAAAAACCTTACAGAATACATCCGAAGCCCACCAAAGTCAACTTCAATGTCCAAAAATCGGTTTCCGTCTGTCGGAGCAGGAATGGGAGATTCCACAGTCCCATGGGCGGCAACCAGGAAGAAAGGGGTTGATTATGTCCAACGAATAAGCGTTATAATCCATATATGAGACTCTCCGCATTGCAGATAGCACGATGGGTGCACGAAACCAGGACCGAAATCGAGGATTCATCTGTCGACACTCTTGTCAAAGATGAGGTGCGAAAACAGGTTAGTATCGATCTGGTAGGAAGCAAGGACAGGAGGCTCTCCTATCTCTTCCTTCCGGGCGAAAGCCTCCTCTTTCTGGATGATCCAAGTCGTTGGAATTCAAGGAAGTCGGCCAAAACCACCAATTTCCTGCCGCAATTGACAGATTCGGTCATATATTCCGTCGAACAACTTAACTTCGATAGAATTGTCAGATTTACATTGGGGCGAGATGAGCGGCAGTTCTTTCTCGTTTTCGAGCTCTTTGGCCCCGGAAGCAACGTCTACCTGCTGAACAGCGAAAGTGCAGTCATAACAACATTGCGGAGATCGACGCAGGCTGAAATCTATTCACCTCCGAATCCA is part of the Candidatus Zixiibacteriota bacterium genome and encodes:
- a CDS encoding tyrosine recombinase → MPASKRHSEAFLKHLLEQKSYSLNTITAYRNDLVRFRAFVEEKSIPTKEIEQRLSRVIRDFIRRLHADGLSNRSICRVLSSLKSYFKYLHSNSVTSENLGAAIMTVRFEKKLPRFLIQSDVERLMGFPDPETFLGSRDLAIIETLYSTGCRVSELAAVRFDDIDPAGGNLRVIGKRRKERLVPVGKYAQIALDNYLARRVSQFPDARHDRVFLNRLGGVLTARTMARIVKKYSRMLGTTDPISPHKLRHSFATHLLDAGADIMAIKEMLGHSSLSTTQIYSHVSLERLKQVYKKAHPRA
- the topA gene encoding type I DNA topoisomerase; this encodes MAKSSTKTEKGTGISKKAGSRSAKPKANKSTSAAPKGELIIVESPTKIKTLKKFLDKKYTVMATKGHILDLPKSKLGVDPENGFQPNYTVIHGKGPIIKELVAEAKKKAKIYLAPDPDREGEAIAYHLLLKLDKVPGTIKRVTFNEITKNAVLQGLEDATEIDMKRVNAQQTRRVLDRLVGYKISPILWQTVFSGLSAGRVQSVALRMICEREAEVLAFVPKEYWSIHAEFGSDGECCFESKLAKIGGDDFEIPSESDAAAIVEDIKKHEYIVSKIVRDEKKRQPLPPYITSTLQQDAYRQVGFSTQKTMIVAQQLYEGIELGSEGPVGLITYMRTDSVRIAAEALTSAREYIHSKFGPEYLPPHARQFKVKSRSQDAHEAIRPTDLEHSPQECKRYLTSDQYKLYNLIFSRFLASQMMPAVYDQIRVEIEGGKYLFRAVDTKLKFDGYLRVYEESRDDDNGNGNGNTLIPILEENQKLNLNGVTPDQHFTKPPPRFSEASLVKELEANGIGRPSTYSQIINTIKYRKYVELDNRRLVPTELGTTVNGILSVHFEKIFNVKFTAEMEDELDKVEDGTDDWQKVLHDFYEPFAANIKEVEGKIAEIKTTTQAESDEICDRCNSPMIVKWGRNGKFLACSAYPECKNTRPLDNEGNGEPVERDCPKCGEPLIYRQGRFGRFIACSSYPDCKYTESITTGVKCPKDGCDGELAARRSSRGKLFYGCSKYPDCNYATWYQPVARECPACGFKIMVEKDTKRIGKHFACPSCKHTEQKAEEVTAAELENAGK
- the rpoZ gene encoding DNA-directed RNA polymerase subunit omega; translated protein: MKKTERWTMENVRKHTTNVYEAVLVASKRARQLNEERLAKLELMPEDESIDIDTRKVTEIALKELSDGLIKTER
- a CDS encoding YicC family protein; the protein is MICSMTGYGQGDKAENGSRVVIELSSLNNRFFETQIKLPRTLYSLETKIKEQVNSRIKRGKVICTVSWKSDVVAAGQLKLNESVAEMYVKVFKQLQDKFSLSKDISLSDLMNLEDILEPIEEKDDLEAIAKVVEGAVDLALDSLMEMRGQEGERLAADMRPRIAKIGESVQQVRSMSSEAVDLYRAKLEARIKELLSELADPGERVAVEAAIVAEKCDVTEECVRIDSHLQQFLDTLNESGPVGKRLNFLLQELNREANTIGSKSISTGISKEVILLKEEIEKLREQVQNIE